GTGGCATGAAGCTGACGCGCCACCGCATCGCGTCGAAAATCATTGGGATACGCAATGCCGGTTTCCTGCAGGGCATGCAGTTTGCTACGTCGTTCAGCGATGAGACGGTTCTCTTCTTGTGCACTCATGGAGGGTTAGCTATCCATTTAGGGTTGAATTCGAAGTATCGTTTTACACGATAGTTTTAGCACGTGCGCTCTGTAACCTTAAGGGTTTCACAGGCCATGCTTGAGGCTGGCTTCAATAAAACGATCGAGATCGCCATCGAGGACCGCCTGTGTATTGCCGGTTTCAACGCCGGTACGCAAGTCTTTGATGCGTGACTGGTCCAACACATAGGACCGAATCTGGCTGCCCCAGCCGATGTCAGATTTCGCGTCTTCGACTTGTTGAGCCTGCGAATTTCGTGCCTGTACCTCGCGCTCATAAAGCTTTGCCTTCAGCTGTTTCATGGCCGTGGCTTTGTTCTTATGTTGAGAGCGATCATTCTGACACTGAACGACGATGCCACTAGGCTCGTGCGTGATGCGCACCGCCGATTCAGTCCGATTCACGTGCTGCCCGCCTGCACCACTGGCACGATACACGTCGATGCGCAGATCGGCCGGATTGATATCAATATCGATGTCATCGTCGACTTCCGGCGAAACAAATACCGCCGCGAAGGACGTATGCCGACGGTTACCTGAATCGAACGGCGATTTTCGAACCAAGCGGTGCACGCCGGTTTCTGTGCGCAACCAGCCAAACGCGTATTCACCGCTCACGCGAATGGTGGCGCTCTTTATACCGGCCACTTCGCCGGCCGACACCTCGATGAGCTCCGTGTCGAACTCGCGCTGCTCACCCCAACGAAGGTACATGCGCAGCAACATCTCGGCCCAATCTTGCGCCTCTGTACCGCCCGAGCCGCTCTGAATATCGACAAAGGCGGCGCTCGCATCCATCTCACCAGAAAACATGCGCTGGAATTCGAGCTTTTCCAGTTGTGTCTGCAGCGTATCGCAGTCGGATTCGATCTCGCTGACCGTATCCGCGTCGTTTTCGTCTGCTGCCAACTCCAGTAATTCCCCCGCATCACCAAGCCGACTGGTCAGCAAAACGACCGTTTCGACCACATTGGCCAGACGCGCGCGCTCTTTGCCCAGTTCTTGCGCTCGCTCGGGATCATTCCAGATTTCAGGCGACTCGAGTTCGCGTTCGACTTCGGTCAGGCGCTCTTGCTTGATATCGACGTCAAAGATACCCCCTCAGCGCCTGCGTGCGCTCGCTGAGTTCTTTTATGCGGGTTTTGAGTGCGTTGGTTTCGAGGCTCATGATGCATCTCGGCGACGGTCTAGTCGTTGATCTCTACGTACAAAGCGCGCAATGTTACCATGCGGTATCGTCACAGGATACGAATGCTCATGCCCTTCACACTCGGCCGCCCGGCTCTTCGCGTTTTCGCCCGTTTGGGCACACTTGTTTTACTCGTCTTCGCGGTGCCAACGTGGGCGGATCACGATGCGGACGGCGTCAAGAATCGTCATGATCAGTGCCCCCACTCTAATGCTGGGGCGCAGGTTGACGCGCGCGGGTGTGAATTTGACGGAGACCGAGACGGCGTCGTGGATTTCAACGATCAATGCGCGCAAAGCACGCTCGGCGTAGCGGTGAACATCGATGGGTGCGCCCACGACAGCGACGGCGATGGAGTGGTCGACTTTCGCGACGCCTGTCCCAACAGCCGCGAAGGCGTTCATGCCGATGCCACCGGCTGCCCGCTCGGTGACGAATTACGTCTGCCGGGACTGCAATTTGCGAAAGGCTCGTCCACACTCAATCGGCGTGCGCGAGGGGTCCTAGATCGCGCGGCGAACACACTGGACAAATACCCGGAGCTGCTTATCGAGGTGGCAGGTTACACCGATAGCCGAGGCGACGCGGGGCGAAATCGAACGCTGAGCCAACAGCGCGCGGACTCAGTGCGACGCTATTTGGAGACCATCGGCATCGCGCGCACTCGGCTGAGCTCCCGAGGTTACGGCGAGGAGGAACCCATCGCCTCCAACGACTCAGCTGCCGGGCG
This is a stretch of genomic DNA from Pseudomonadota bacterium. It encodes these proteins:
- the prfB gene encoding peptide chain release factor 2 (programmed frameshift), giving the protein MSLETNALKTRIKELSERTQALRGYLDVDIKQERLTEVERELESPEIWNDPERAQELGKERARLANVVETVVLLTSRLGDAGELLELAADENDADTVSEIESDCDTLQTQLEKLEFQRMFSGEMDASAAFVDIQSGSGGTEAQDWAEMLLRMYLRWGEQREFDTELIEVSAGEVAGIKSATIRVSGEYAFGWLRTETGVHRLVRKSPFDSGNRRHTSFAAVFVSPEVDDDIDIDINPADLRIDVYRASGAGGQHVNRTESAVRITHEPSGIVVQCQNDRSQHKNKATAMKQLKAKLYEREVQARNSQAQQVEDAKSDIGWGSQIRSYVLDQSRIKDLRTGVETGNTQAVLDGDLDRFIEASLKHGL
- a CDS encoding OmpA family protein; its protein translation is MPFTLGRPALRVFARLGTLVLLVFAVPTWADHDADGVKNRHDQCPHSNAGAQVDARGCEFDGDRDGVVDFNDQCAQSTLGVAVNIDGCAHDSDGDGVVDFRDACPNSREGVHADATGCPLGDELRLPGLQFAKGSSTLNRRARGVLDRAANTLDKYPELLIEVAGYTDSRGDAGRNRTLSQQRADSVRRYLETIGIARTRLSSRGYGEEEPIASNDSAAGRAINRRVVLKLRSP